The genomic interval CCGCACGGCCAGCAGCTGGCGCTCGGCCAGCGTCCGGCTGCGCTCGTGGCCCGCGTCGGGGTAGAGCTGGTGCAGCTGCTGGTGCTTCACCACGTCGTTTTCCAGGCGCTCGTCGGCCTGGTCAAGGTTGGCCAGATAGGCGGTTATTTCGGCTTCGGTCTTCATTAAGGGCTGTTTTGCAATTGCAAAAAGAGGGCAACAATAGGCGATTAGAGCGGCGACAACGGCAAGGTTTCGTCCATCACGGTATAGGGCACGTAGGGCGGCAAATCATTCATTTCCGCCATCAGCGCCGCCATTTCCGCCGCGTAGGGGTACACCCGGCCGGGCTGCTCGGGCGGCAGTGGGCGCACGTCGGCCGCTGGGGCAATGTCGGGCCGATACCATCGCATCAGCTCGTCGTGGACCTGCATCTGGTCAATCTCGCCCGCGATGTAGCGCAGCTCTAGCCGGGCCAGCTCCTGGGAGGGCACGGCGCGGTCACTGGCCCCGGCGCCAATGGCCCACCGCACCGCCGCCCACCGCTGCGCGGGCGTTTGTTCGTCCTCATGAAAATGGGGCGTGTAGCTCATGCCGGTCCTTTACTGGTCAAATTGAAGCGGCTGCTCCTGCGGGATGGCTTGCGCGATGCAGACGAAATTGCGGCTATCGTACACCGCAGTTTGACCAACGGCAATCGTGGCCGGCAAGGCAAACCGGGCCGCGAGGGCGGGCAGGTCCAGGGGCTGTTCAAAATAGAACGTGCCGTATCCGTCGCGGTCAAAATAAAATCCGTCGTCGCCGGCGGGCCGGTCGCTGGGCGCTATCCAAGGCGGGTTGCCCTGGGCTTTCAGGAAGTCAATCAGGGGCTGTAAATGCGCCGTGCGCGAAGCCGTCATTTTCTCCGAAATGGGCACTTTTCCGGGGGCTGTTACCATGCTACAAGATACACCACAACAGTCGTATTACCTCAAAAACGGCGTTTTAAGCCCTCGAGCTTCGCGTAGTTGCGGAGCGGCTTGGGCAGCGGGTCAACTACGCGAAGCTCGCCCCGCTCCGCTCAGAGCCGGGGGCCGCGCACCCGCCGCTGCTCGGGAGCCGGGGGCTCGGGCACGGCTGGCTGCTGGGCGGGGCTTGGTGGCTGGGGAGCCTGCGCGGGGGCAGTAACGGCCAGCGGCGGGCGCTGCTCCGGGGCCAACTGCTGCACGGCGGCTTGCGGCTCAGGAACGACTTGCGACACCGCCTGGCGCTGCTGCGCGGCCTGTTGCTCCTGGATAGCCTGCACGCGCAGGGCCGCGCACTCTTCCGGGGTGCCGTGCTGCATCGTGTGGGCATAGCGGAACGTTTCGGTCAGGGGCCGCTCGTAGGCAAACGCTTGGTCGAATGCCTGCTCTACCCGCTCCGAATACTGCTTACGCTCGAAGCCGCCCGTTACCACCCCGCGCTGCGTGTTCTTGTGGTTGGTCAGCGGGCTCAGGTGGTACGGGTTTTTCCGCTCCAGCTCGCCGGCCCGCTTGCGCTCGGTGTAGCGGGCGAGGTTTTCCGTCCGGCTGACGATGACGTGAATGTGCGTCTGCGGGCCGGCCTTCGCCTGGCCCGTGGCCACGTCGCCCACCTGCACCGCCCGGTCCTGGT from Hymenobacter monticola carries:
- a CDS encoding DUF5712 family protein; its protein translation is MVAKIPASGKGLSQRSGSCGGLVAYLEKEVQGQWFSLDRADVPAAEVVATLDQNKRNLNRDADKYYQVVLAPSQAELRHIDSDPEKLRAYTRAAMEQYAANFGKGIAGRDLVYFAKVEHERTTNHQDRAVQVGDVATGQAKAGPQTHIHVIVSRTENLARYTERKRAGELERKNPYHLSPLTNHKNTQRGVVTGGFERKQYSERVEQAFDQAFAYERPLTETFRYAHTMQHGTPEECAALRVQAIQEQQAAQQRQAVSQVVPEPQAAVQQLAPEQRPPLAVTAPAQAPQPPSPAQQPAVPEPPAPEQRRVRGPRL